Proteins from a genomic interval of Thermus neutrinimicus:
- a CDS encoding ribbon-helix-helix protein, CopG family — translation MSKFARLIHSVKGEEEGPKARGKSRREDYTALKVYVPKDLHRALKLKAVEEGKEISEMVEEALRTFLGKAR, via the coding sequence GTGAGCAAGTTCGCCCGGTTGATCCACTCGGTGAAGGGGGAGGAGGAAGGCCCCAAGGCCCGGGGCAAGAGCCGCAGGGAGGACTACACGGCCCTCAAGGTCTACGTCCCCAAGGACCTGCACCGGGCCCTGAAGCTCAAGGCGGTGGAGGAGGGGAAGGAGATCTCGGAGATGGTGGAGGAGGCCTTGAGGACCTTTCTGGGGAAAGCTAGGTGA